A genomic stretch from Deinococcus cellulosilyticus NBRC 106333 = KACC 11606 includes:
- a CDS encoding molybdopterin oxidoreductase family protein, producing the protein MAKVPLTREQMVEQYGPTLHYTPAGGFKTVEDYDQLIATHCCFCGQQCGINLKVKDNAVVGFEPRTDFPFNKGKLCPKGVKRYLQGSHPDRLLHPMKRTEKGYERISWDQALEETVRKIREIQDKYGKDSFAMLSGVSLTTEKSYLVGKFARLALQTANLDYNGRLCMVSAGAGNKKAYGIDRASNHWEDITKAKVIFVIGTNIAECFPITTDYVWRARDNGAKLIYADPRMVPMARTADLYLPLRPGSDSALLMAMLHVIIRDGLTDEKFIAEHTTGFEETREAVKDATPEWAAKITGIPAHQIEKAARWYGEAETGMILHARGLEHHTKGVENVVSCANLALATGKIGREGCGHSTITGQGNGQGGREHGHKCDQLPGNRDITNPEHRKYIADVWGVEESEIPGKGLSAQEILNEIHAGKIKGLLSICFNPLVSLPDANFNREALDKLEHYTVIDFFLSETAQHADIVLPGSLQEEDEGTTTSGEGRVIKINQAITPPGEARKDWEILLDIANRLGRGKYFPYKNTRDIFEELRIASRGGTADYSGITWDRVEKENGVFWPAPQTTEKGKAAKRSEDLDTNHPGTPRLFEGGKFYHPDGKGHFNAVHWRESAEVVDGQYPIWLTTGRVVSQYLSGTQTRRIGPLVDQYPNPKMEIHPRLALKLGIKDGEWVTVKTRRGQITVKAMVVNTIRPDTVFVPYHWGGKQSINMLTQRALDPISKIPEFKVSACAVSKATPEEIREGEEAQHLANKTENLPVSYGINDRRKDFSR; encoded by the coding sequence ATGGCTAAAGTGCCCTTAACCCGCGAACAGATGGTCGAGCAGTACGGACCGACCCTGCACTACACCCCCGCTGGTGGTTTCAAGACCGTCGAGGATTACGACCAGCTGATCGCCACCCACTGCTGCTTCTGTGGCCAGCAATGCGGGATCAACCTCAAAGTCAAAGACAACGCCGTGGTGGGTTTTGAACCGCGCACCGACTTCCCCTTCAACAAAGGCAAACTCTGTCCCAAAGGGGTCAAGCGTTACCTGCAAGGCTCCCACCCCGACCGCCTGCTGCACCCCATGAAGCGCACCGAAAAAGGCTACGAGCGCATCTCCTGGGACCAGGCCCTCGAAGAAACCGTGCGCAAGATCCGTGAAATTCAGGACAAGTACGGCAAGGACAGCTTCGCGATGCTGAGTGGAGTCAGCCTCACCACCGAAAAGAGTTACCTGGTTGGCAAATTTGCCCGTCTTGCCCTGCAGACTGCAAATCTCGATTACAACGGACGCCTCTGCATGGTGAGCGCCGGAGCCGGAAACAAAAAAGCCTACGGCATCGACCGTGCCTCCAACCACTGGGAAGACATCACCAAAGCCAAAGTGATCTTCGTGATTGGCACCAACATTGCCGAATGCTTCCCCATCACCACCGATTACGTCTGGCGGGCCAGAGACAACGGGGCAAAGCTGATCTACGCCGATCCCCGCATGGTCCCGATGGCAAGAACAGCCGACCTTTACCTGCCCCTGCGTCCTGGCAGTGACAGTGCCCTGCTGATGGCGATGCTGCACGTGATCATCAGAGATGGCCTCACCGACGAGAAATTCATTGCCGAGCACACCACGGGCTTTGAAGAAACCCGCGAAGCCGTCAAAGACGCCACCCCCGAGTGGGCCGCAAAGATCACCGGTATCCCCGCCCACCAGATCGAAAAAGCTGCCCGCTGGTACGGTGAAGCCGAAACTGGAATGATCCTGCATGCCAGAGGTCTGGAGCACCACACCAAAGGGGTTGAGAACGTCGTCTCCTGCGCCAACCTCGCCCTGGCCACCGGAAAAATTGGTCGGGAAGGGTGTGGTCACAGCACCATCACCGGACAGGGCAACGGCCAGGGCGGCCGGGAACACGGCCACAAGTGCGACCAGCTTCCCGGAAACCGGGACATCACCAACCCCGAGCACCGCAAGTACATTGCAGACGTGTGGGGGGTGGAGGAGAGCGAAATCCCTGGTAAGGGCCTCTCTGCCCAGGAAATCCTCAATGAAATCCACGCGGGCAAGATCAAAGGGCTGCTCTCCATCTGCTTCAACCCCCTGGTCAGCCTCCCCGATGCCAACTTCAACCGTGAAGCGCTGGACAAACTGGAGCACTACACCGTGATCGACTTCTTCCTCTCCGAAACCGCCCAGCACGCTGACATCGTGCTCCCAGGCAGCCTTCAGGAAGAAGACGAGGGCACCACCACCTCTGGAGAAGGCCGGGTCATCAAGATCAATCAGGCCATCACCCCTCCCGGTGAAGCCCGCAAAGACTGGGAAATCCTGCTGGACATCGCAAACCGTCTTGGTCGCGGCAAGTACTTCCCCTACAAGAACACCCGCGACATCTTTGAAGAGCTTCGCATCGCCTCCAGAGGGGGAACAGCAGATTACTCCGGCATCACCTGGGACCGCGTGGAAAAAGAAAACGGCGTTTTCTGGCCCGCTCCCCAGACCACCGAAAAAGGCAAAGCTGCAAAACGCTCCGAGGACCTCGACACCAACCACCCCGGCACCCCCAGACTCTTTGAAGGTGGCAAGTTCTACCACCCGGATGGCAAAGGACACTTCAATGCCGTGCACTGGCGTGAATCCGCAGAAGTGGTGGATGGGCAGTACCCCATCTGGCTCACCACGGGCCGCGTGGTCAGCCAGTACCTCTCCGGCACCCAGACCCGCCGCATTGGCCCCCTGGTGGACCAGTACCCCAACCCCAAAATGGAAATCCACCCCAGACTCGCCCTGAAACTTGGCATCAAAGATGGGGAATGGGTGACCGTGAAAACCCGCAGGGGCCAGATCACCGTCAAAGCCATGGTGGTCAACACCATCCGCCCGGACACCGTGTTCGTGCCGTACCACTGGGGGGGCAAACAGAGCATCAACATGCTCACCCAGAGGGCACTCGACCCCATCTCCAAGATCCCCGAGTTCAAAGTCAGTGCCTGCGCCGTTTCGAAAGCCACCCCCGAAGAAATCCGGGAAGGCGAAGAAGCCCAGCACCTTGCCAACAAGACCGAAAACCTCCCTGTCAGCTATGGCATCAATGACCGCAGAAAGGACTTCTCCAGATGA
- a CDS encoding respiratory nitrate reductase subunit gamma: protein MQNPSLNNKESLPIQVPMMDVTLDRKGVMVGLVFSVVLCVLIFVGSNRLKSFDGALAGYCFSTVFALFGVVYRYAVWLQRPATKLYWKRGWQLFWEPGKRIKNTLMFFVLAWEKLLEQRFIRQRSRGRWAAHQFIFWGCLLAIAVTFPLTFGWLHFASLPERPDHYYMVLFGFDLTFTAFAARSVVGWLYFHMLNISAVLCLIGITLAVGRRMKDEAELTTQRFDNDMMPLILLFAVCVTGMMLTISNMFMEGKFYYWITTTHAVTVMLWLLYLPFGKFFHIFQRIANVGVWFYKAAGETTEQGKCARCGDEYISLMHQQDIKTILPELGFDYTHQQADNWQNLCPSCRRKMVTANQFRVSGKEFM, encoded by the coding sequence ATGCAAAACCCCAGCCTGAATAACAAAGAATCCCTGCCCATCCAGGTCCCCATGATGGACGTCACCCTGGATCGCAAAGGGGTGATGGTGGGTCTGGTGTTTTCTGTGGTGCTGTGCGTCCTGATCTTCGTGGGCTCCAACCGCCTGAAAAGTTTCGATGGGGCACTCGCAGGATACTGCTTCAGTACGGTTTTCGCCCTGTTTGGTGTGGTGTACCGCTACGCCGTGTGGCTCCAGCGTCCAGCCACCAAACTGTACTGGAAAAGGGGCTGGCAGCTGTTCTGGGAACCCGGAAAGCGCATCAAAAACACCCTGATGTTCTTCGTGCTGGCCTGGGAGAAACTGCTGGAGCAACGATTCATCCGCCAGCGTTCCAGAGGCCGCTGGGCTGCCCACCAGTTCATCTTCTGGGGGTGCCTGCTCGCCATTGCCGTCACCTTCCCCCTCACCTTCGGCTGGCTGCACTTTGCCAGTCTCCCAGAAAGACCCGACCACTACTACATGGTGCTGTTCGGTTTCGACCTGACCTTCACGGCCTTTGCTGCCCGCAGTGTGGTGGGCTGGCTGTACTTCCACATGCTGAACATCTCTGCGGTGCTGTGCCTGATCGGCATCACCCTGGCAGTGGGTCGCCGCATGAAAGACGAGGCCGAACTGACCACCCAGCGTTTCGACAACGACATGATGCCCCTGATCCTGCTGTTCGCCGTGTGTGTGACGGGCATGATGCTCACCATTTCCAACATGTTCATGGAAGGGAAGTTCTACTACTGGATCACCACCACCCACGCTGTAACCGTGATGCTGTGGCTCCTGTACCTCCCCTTCGGCAAGTTCTTCCACATTTTCCAGCGCATCGCCAACGTCGGTGTGTGGTTCTACAAGGCCGCTGGAGAGACCACCGAGCAGGGCAAGTGTGCCCGCTGTGGAGACGAATACATCAGCCTCATGCACCAGCAGGACATCAAAACCATCCTTCCCGAACTGGGCTTTGATTACACCCACCAGCAGGCCGACAACTGGCAGAACCTGTGCCCCAGTTGCCGCCGCAAGATGGTCACCGCCAACCAGTTCCGGGTTTCCGGCAAGGAGTTCATGTAA
- a CDS encoding QcrA and Rieske domain-containing protein has translation MKNKAQKDPHWKRDFSVDWDKTSLITRREFTRFLGLSSGALAVGTTVLAAAGTLSKPRTDYPEQEIAAVDQIKPRGFLAFHYPHKDDHALLLRHEDGTFSAFSQKCPHLGCHVFFAEHTGKLECPCHEGFFDARSGDVLAGPPQRGLDRVEIEVRDGKVFAVGMGEA, from the coding sequence GTGAAAAACAAAGCCCAAAAAGACCCCCACTGGAAGAGGGACTTCTCGGTGGACTGGGACAAAACCAGCCTGATCACCCGCCGTGAATTCACCCGTTTCCTGGGCCTGTCCAGCGGAGCCCTCGCTGTTGGAACCACCGTTCTGGCCGCTGCTGGGACCCTATCCAAACCCCGCACCGATTACCCGGAGCAGGAAATTGCTGCAGTGGACCAGATCAAACCCAGAGGTTTCCTGGCCTTCCATTACCCCCACAAGGACGACCACGCCCTGCTCCTCCGCCACGAAGACGGAACCTTCAGCGCATTCAGCCAGAAATGCCCCCACCTGGGTTGCCATGTGTTCTTCGCAGAACACACTGGAAAACTGGAATGCCCCTGCCATGAAGGTTTCTTCGATGCCAGATCCGGTGACGTGCTCGCAGGTCCACCCCAGCGTGGCCTGGACCGTGTGGAAATTGAAGTCAGAGACGGCAAAGTGTTTGCTGTGGGGATGGGTGAAGCATGA
- a CDS encoding DUF6755 family protein encodes MNRSNQQKTVVIDLILLFVLVLWTIQLFLLITGLDAYLGGEKGILWPIAASSLALGGLNLKLVSMIRN; translated from the coding sequence ATGAACCGCTCAAACCAGCAGAAAACCGTGGTCATTGACCTGATCCTGCTCTTCGTGCTGGTCCTGTGGACCATCCAGCTCTTCCTGCTGATCACCGGCCTGGACGCGTATCTGGGTGGAGAGAAAGGCATCCTGTGGCCTATTGCGGCAAGTTCGCTGGCCCTGGGGGGGCTGAATCTGAAACTGGTGTCGATGATTCGCAATTGA
- a CDS encoding 4Fe-4S dicluster domain-containing protein, whose product MSEMRFFIDPIRCIGCKSCMQACSECATHKGKPMIHLEYMERGSSTQTVPMVCMHCENPTCAAVCPADAIKRTEDQVVQSSLKERCIGCKNCVVSCPFGVPRYYPEMDQMMKCDLCYDRTSQGLKPMCATVCPSEALFYGTLEEFQSRRKGTPINTFDFGMQEIKTRVFLVAPDGYVNLSMDVMHHLDGRFEDNAYDHLDPFSHLEAMPMSGGLL is encoded by the coding sequence ATGAGCGAGATGCGCTTCTTCATCGACCCGATCCGCTGCATCGGATGCAAGAGCTGCATGCAGGCCTGCAGTGAGTGCGCCACCCACAAGGGCAAGCCCATGATCCACCTGGAGTACATGGAGCGCGGAAGCTCCACCCAGACGGTCCCGATGGTCTGCATGCATTGTGAGAACCCCACCTGCGCCGCCGTGTGCCCTGCAGATGCCATCAAACGCACCGAGGATCAGGTGGTGCAGAGCAGCCTGAAAGAACGCTGCATCGGCTGCAAAAACTGCGTGGTTTCCTGCCCCTTCGGTGTGCCCCGCTACTACCCCGAGATGGACCAGATGATGAAGTGCGACCTCTGCTACGACCGCACATCACAGGGACTGAAACCCATGTGCGCCACCGTGTGCCCCAGTGAGGCCCTCTTCTACGGCACCCTCGAGGAATTCCAGTCCAGACGCAAAGGCACCCCCATCAACACCTTCGATTTCGGCATGCAGGAAATCAAAACCCGTGTGTTCCTGGTGGCCCCCGACGGTTACGTCAACCTGTCCATGGACGTGATGCACCACCTCGATGGCCGCTTCGAAGACAACGCCTACGACCACCTCGATCCTTTCAGTCATCTGGAAGCCATGCCCATGTCAGGAGGCCTGCTGTGA